From the genome of Sulfitobacter sp. DSM 110093, one region includes:
- a CDS encoding ATP-binding cassette domain-containing protein, which translates to MEHGAFAHWRMTAPAIHLTGVLQGAKATLIDLFDITLPGGEWSVLLGPSGVGKTSLLRLLAGLPCAARLHGQITAEDGAYLAPRVTMMAQDDQLLPWAGALENVTIAARLRGERPDPKRAEALLTEVGLGSEADRRPAELSAGQRQRVALARTLYEGRDIVLLDEPFSALDVVTRHQMQDLAARLLAGRTVVLITHDPAEALRLADHAWIVARGGISPCALPSAPPPRRIDAPDTLAAQADLLRRMGLTFPDKAA; encoded by the coding sequence TTGGAACATGGCGCTTTCGCCCATTGGCGCATGACCGCTCCTGCGATCCATCTTACGGGGGTTTTACAAGGTGCCAAAGCCACTTTGATTGACCTCTTTGACATCACCTTGCCCGGCGGCGAATGGAGCGTGCTTCTTGGCCCCTCGGGCGTCGGGAAGACCTCGCTTTTGCGTCTGCTGGCCGGGTTGCCCTGTGCGGCACGGCTGCACGGGCAGATCACAGCAGAGGACGGCGCGTATCTTGCGCCGCGCGTGACGATGATGGCGCAGGACGATCAGCTGCTGCCTTGGGCTGGCGCCTTAGAGAATGTCACAATCGCCGCCCGCCTGCGCGGAGAACGCCCCGACCCTAAGCGCGCTGAGGCGCTTTTGACCGAGGTCGGACTGGGGTCAGAGGCTGATCGCAGACCTGCCGAACTCTCCGCCGGTCAACGCCAGCGCGTCGCCTTAGCCCGCACGCTCTATGAGGGGCGCGACATTGTCCTGCTGGATGAGCCCTTTTCTGCGCTCGATGTGGTGACCCGCCATCAAATGCAGGATTTGGCCGCCCGGCTGCTGGCGGGACGGACCGTTGTATTGATCACCCATGACCCTGCCGAAGCCCTGCGGTTGGCCGATCACGCATGGATCGTGGCGCGCGGCGGGATTTCACCCTGCGCCCTACCTTCCGCGCCGCCCCCGCGCCGTATTGATGCGCCCGATACCCTCGCAGCCCAAGCGGATTTGCTGCGCCGGATGGGCCTTACCTTTCCCGACAAAGCCGCCTGA
- a CDS encoding ABC transporter permease, with the protein MPLTGHRVWRGAVSFALAVAVWQLVVTLSGVPRFILPGPWLVLQALGANATLLWQNALWSAGNLALGLGVGVILGVETALLLTLSRHARWLLRPMLVVAQAVPVFALAPVITLWLGYGMPSKIVTIALVTYFPIASSLFDRLMALPPGLGDLSRLAGASRWRETLLLRLPHAVPGLISGLRLAVVYGPLAVLIGEWVGSSRGLGHLMLMANGRGQMALMFAALMVLAALSLMLWVIVEALARWAARRFYT; encoded by the coding sequence ATGCCACTTACCGGACATAGAGTATGGCGCGGCGCGGTAAGCTTTGCGCTTGCGGTCGCAGTTTGGCAGTTGGTTGTCACCCTCAGCGGTGTGCCGCGTTTTATCTTGCCGGGGCCGTGGCTTGTGCTGCAAGCGCTTGGCGCGAATGCCACGCTGCTGTGGCAGAACGCCCTTTGGTCTGCGGGCAACCTCGCGCTTGGCCTTGGAGTGGGGGTTATTCTAGGGGTCGAAACGGCGCTATTGCTGACCCTATCCCGCCACGCACGCTGGCTGCTGCGCCCGATGCTGGTTGTGGCTCAAGCGGTGCCCGTCTTTGCCCTTGCGCCGGTCATTACGCTCTGGCTCGGCTACGGCATGCCGTCCAAAATCGTAACCATCGCCCTTGTTACCTATTTCCCCATCGCCTCATCTTTGTTCGACCGCCTGATGGCGCTTCCCCCCGGTCTTGGCGATCTATCACGCCTTGCCGGGGCCAGCCGTTGGCGCGAAACGCTGCTGCTACGCCTGCCCCACGCCGTGCCCGGTTTGATCTCTGGCCTGCGCCTTGCTGTGGTCTATGGACCGCTGGCGGTACTGATTGGTGAATGGGTCGGGTCATCACGCGGTCTGGGGCATCTCATGCTGATGGCAAATGGCCGCGGCCAGATGGCACTGATGTTTGCAGCACTAATGGTACTGGCGGCGCTGTCATTAATGTTGTGGGTGATCGTCGAAGCGCTGGCCCGCTGGGCGGCGCGGCGGTTCTATACCTAG
- a CDS encoding tyrosine-type recombinase/integrase, giving the protein MEILLPRYLQQRRRRWYAVLDIPKTLRPQFGDKPRFVQSLETESISVAERRVLSVVASWKVRLEAARTGKPEPSVDLAQVALDWREALDAAPDTDTRDRYELILSDKADKAEEKREGAGVELFKVATRQWLETGEMVEDWLQTLDNEPKTIDMKRSDLKRFSERFRLTLHVERKAVQRWVDHLRSQEHLKLPTIRRIISACRGYWSYLQRLDYVPDDAEPFRDVVPRPAKKSKRDIAERRQPFSDSDVVRLLNASVAQKDENLARLIWFGMWTGCRIEELCALRVTDVSLDRFQINDAKSEAGWREVPIHSTLAPALERMCAESTDGYVLSGLTENKYQDRSNAVGKRFGRLKTRLGFGSSHVFHSIRKTVTTQLDAAGIPEAVSARIVGHDIPTLTYGVYSGGAPFEVKRDAIMVLSYPLQELDQPASFGST; this is encoded by the coding sequence GTGGAGATACTTTTGCCTAGATACCTACAACAGCGAAGACGGCGGTGGTACGCAGTTCTCGACATCCCAAAAACACTGCGACCACAGTTCGGAGACAAACCTCGCTTTGTCCAAAGCCTTGAGACCGAGAGCATCTCAGTGGCAGAGCGTCGGGTACTCTCTGTTGTTGCTAGCTGGAAAGTGCGTTTGGAAGCAGCTCGTACTGGCAAGCCGGAGCCTTCAGTTGATTTAGCACAGGTCGCACTTGATTGGAGGGAAGCCCTTGATGCAGCTCCCGATACCGACACGCGGGACAGATACGAATTGATCCTGTCAGACAAAGCGGACAAGGCTGAGGAAAAACGCGAAGGCGCGGGTGTTGAGCTATTTAAGGTAGCAACTAGACAGTGGCTTGAAACCGGAGAAATGGTGGAGGACTGGCTTCAAACTCTCGACAATGAGCCAAAGACCATCGACATGAAGCGATCAGACCTCAAGCGTTTCAGTGAGCGCTTTCGCCTGACTTTGCATGTTGAAAGGAAAGCAGTTCAGCGCTGGGTGGATCACCTGCGTTCGCAAGAACACCTGAAACTTCCGACCATTCGTCGCATCATCTCAGCTTGCCGGGGGTACTGGAGTTACTTGCAGCGCCTCGATTATGTGCCTGATGACGCAGAGCCGTTCCGCGACGTTGTCCCCCGCCCTGCCAAGAAGTCAAAACGAGATATCGCTGAAAGGCGCCAACCATTCTCAGACAGCGACGTAGTCAGATTGCTTAACGCATCCGTCGCCCAGAAAGACGAAAATCTCGCTCGCTTGATCTGGTTTGGTATGTGGACAGGCTGCCGAATTGAGGAGCTGTGCGCCCTCAGGGTCACGGATGTCTCATTAGACCGGTTCCAAATTAACGACGCCAAATCCGAAGCTGGCTGGCGCGAAGTCCCGATCCATTCCACGCTTGCCCCAGCGCTTGAACGCATGTGCGCGGAAAGTACGGATGGCTATGTGCTGTCGGGTCTCACAGAGAACAAATACCAAGACAGATCGAACGCGGTCGGGAAGCGGTTCGGTCGCTTAAAGACGCGCCTCGGGTTTGGAAGTTCACACGTCTTCCACTCCATTAGGAAGACCGTAACCACGCAACTCGATGCGGCGGGAATACCAGAAGCAGTCAGCGCACGTATTGTAGGTCATGACATTCCGACGCTGACCTATGGGGTGTACTCAGGTGGCGCACCCTTTGAGGTGAAACGAGACGCCATAATGGTGCTGTCTTATCCTCTTCAGGAACTAGACCAGCCTGCTTCTTTTGGCAGCACCTGA
- a CDS encoding recombinase family protein, producing MSKTILYARVSTSDQDVSHQLTQAEAAGFEIDEVIADEGVSGVATKLSERPQGKRLFDRLRRGDVLVVRWVDRLGRNYQDVTDTIRTFMRQGVIVRTVINGLTFDGATTDPMQEAVRDALIAFMAATAQAQAEATKEAQRAGIEANRGDPAKYRGKKPSYDRGTLQTVLTMSREGAGTSAVAKAAGISRQTVLRINSDPSAADAVLVRWGL from the coding sequence ATGTCTAAGACCATTCTATACGCCCGCGTTAGCACTTCGGATCAAGATGTAAGTCACCAGCTGACACAAGCTGAGGCTGCAGGTTTCGAGATTGATGAGGTGATTGCTGATGAGGGAGTTTCTGGCGTCGCGACAAAGCTGTCCGAACGTCCACAGGGGAAGCGGCTGTTTGACCGATTGCGCCGGGGTGATGTGCTGGTTGTGCGCTGGGTAGACCGCCTAGGGAGGAACTACCAAGATGTCACAGACACCATCAGGACGTTTATGCGCCAAGGCGTAATTGTCCGAACTGTAATCAATGGTCTTACCTTCGACGGAGCAACTACAGACCCCATGCAGGAGGCTGTGAGGGACGCTCTGATAGCCTTCATGGCTGCGACGGCTCAAGCCCAAGCGGAAGCAACGAAGGAGGCTCAGCGGGCCGGAATTGAGGCTAACAGAGGCGACCCCGCAAAGTACCGAGGAAAGAAGCCGAGCTATGATCGAGGCACCCTCCAGACCGTGCTGACTATGAGCAGAGAAGGTGCAGGGACCAGTGCCGTAGCAAAAGCAGCAGGCATCAGCCGTCAGACTGTCCTTAGGATTAACTCTGACCCATCCGCCGCTGATGCTGTCTTGGTAAGGTGGGGCCTCTGA
- a CDS encoding ParB/RepB/Spo0J family partition protein, protein MNKIKQGLTREKTTQVKLSDISTDTRTFQFRDEDLNEAHAEELKSHIRRGEPLDPISVWRHPETQALIVVDGHHRLEAYRRFGWRGKVPAMVYTCSLEEARKLALKENAKSRLPMTSQERMNAVWNLNCFHDANGPVYSKKEIVALRLASDGTVAKMRRTRQELIAAGESLPNTWLEAMEMLSGRGQSDKDWDADAWVQARADAIDAQVGKIIGYEGERCLDALRVVLEKRLGHRTEELADYWRVDDLADGESPF, encoded by the coding sequence ATGAATAAGATAAAACAAGGGCTTACCAGGGAAAAAACAACTCAGGTAAAGCTATCGGACATCAGCACTGACACAAGAACTTTCCAGTTCCGTGATGAAGACCTGAATGAAGCACATGCGGAGGAACTTAAGTCTCATATAAGGCGCGGTGAACCGCTAGACCCAATATCCGTGTGGCGTCACCCTGAGACACAGGCTCTGATCGTAGTCGACGGACATCATAGGCTTGAAGCGTATAGGCGTTTCGGTTGGCGCGGAAAGGTACCTGCGATGGTCTATACGTGTAGTCTAGAAGAGGCTCGCAAACTTGCTCTTAAGGAGAACGCCAAATCGCGACTTCCAATGACTTCGCAAGAGCGAATGAACGCTGTCTGGAACCTTAACTGCTTCCACGATGCGAATGGCCCAGTCTACTCAAAGAAAGAGATCGTGGCATTGCGGCTGGCAAGCGATGGTACGGTGGCCAAGATGCGACGCACCCGACAAGAGTTGATTGCAGCTGGTGAGTCTCTACCGAATACTTGGCTAGAGGCTATGGAGATGCTGAGCGGCCGAGGGCAGAGCGACAAGGATTGGGACGCAGATGCGTGGGTGCAAGCTCGGGCGGATGCAATTGACGCGCAGGTCGGTAAGATTATCGGGTATGAAGGTGAGCGTTGCTTAGATGCGTTGCGCGTCGTGCTAGAAAAGAGGTTGGGCCACAGGACCGAGGAGCTTGCCGACTACTGGAGGGTTGACGACCTAGCAGACGGAGAATCCCCATTCTAA
- a CDS encoding transposase: MERSTEFLSNIDLVVGPRGHRRWPDAVKAQIVAETLVEGASVDAVARRYDMRANHLSEWRRMAREGKLVLPALAEEPSFAALIVREDVDVAPEPAQLSPLDLICGAVTVRLDARTSAARIAEIARALNAPS, translated from the coding sequence ATGGAGCGCTCAACGGAGTTTCTCAGTAACATTGATTTGGTTGTGGGCCCGCGTGGTCACCGCCGGTGGCCGGATGCGGTGAAGGCGCAAATTGTGGCCGAGACGCTGGTGGAGGGTGCCTCGGTGGACGCAGTTGCGCGGCGGTATGACATGCGGGCCAATCATTTGTCGGAATGGCGGCGCATGGCCCGGGAGGGCAAGCTGGTTCTGCCTGCTTTGGCTGAAGAACCGAGCTTTGCAGCGCTGATTGTGCGCGAGGATGTCGATGTGGCACCTGAACCTGCGCAGCTGTCGCCGTTGGATCTGATATGTGGTGCTGTCACCGTGCGATTGGATGCAAGAACATCAGCGGCGCGCATTGCCGAGATTGCTCGCGCCTTGAATGCGCCCTCATGA
- the tnpB gene encoding IS66 family insertion sequence element accessory protein TnpB (TnpB, as the term is used for proteins encoded by IS66 family insertion elements, is considered an accessory protein, since TnpC, encoded by a neighboring gene, is a DDE family transposase.) codes for MMFPSNRVRIVVATKPVDFRKGHDGLAALVKNELRKDPFTGTVFVFRSKRADRLKLLYWDGTGLVMAYKRLEEHIFTWPAIKDGLMALNHAQFEALFSGLDWRKVRALSARPPTAAE; via the coding sequence ATGATGTTCCCTTCAAACCGGGTGCGGATCGTTGTGGCGACCAAGCCGGTAGACTTCCGCAAAGGTCATGACGGTCTGGCAGCGCTTGTCAAAAACGAGTTACGCAAAGACCCCTTTACGGGGACCGTATTTGTGTTCCGCTCGAAACGGGCAGATCGGCTGAAGCTGTTGTATTGGGACGGCACCGGGCTGGTCATGGCTTACAAGAGGCTGGAGGAGCATATCTTCACCTGGCCTGCCATCAAAGATGGCTTGATGGCGCTGAACCACGCCCAGTTTGAAGCGCTATTCTCAGGATTGGACTGGCGGAAAGTAAGGGCTTTGTCCGCGCGTCCGCCGACTGCGGCAGAATGA
- a CDS encoding IS66 family transposase — protein MSKPADLPNDIEALKALLAASEDRNLRKQDRIDQLEKLVADFKRALFGARSEKADPEQFELALEDIETAMAAVHAEDDAVDPPASRPTKPRNTNRGSFPKHLLRIEEVITPDSMTCGCGAERHMIGEDTSERLDIIPAQFRVIVTRRPKYACRSCTNGVVQAPAPARLIPGGMPTEATVAHVVVSKYADHLPLYRQAQIYSRQGIDLDRSTLAGWVGKAAYELRPVFDALMADLKSSTKLFMDETRAPVLDPGKRKTKTGYFWALARDDRAWCGAAPPGVAFTYAPGRSGQYADDILKGFSGILQVDGYAGYNRLLKRADDNVVLAYCWAHARRKLHEVAQSGTAPIAEDGLKQIAALYLIEKDIRGLAPEVRLAARQDQSAPLIVAFEEWLTTNRARLSAKAPLGEALKYIAKYWDGLCLFLTDGRIEMDSNAVERTIRPIALNRKNALFAGHDDGATNWGVIASLIETCKLNSVDPHAYLTDTVTAIVAGHKQSQINDLLPWNYAK, from the coding sequence ATGTCAAAACCTGCCGATCTCCCTAATGATATTGAGGCCCTGAAGGCGCTGCTTGCCGCCTCAGAGGACCGCAATCTGCGCAAGCAGGATCGTATCGATCAGTTGGAGAAACTGGTTGCTGACTTCAAGCGTGCGCTGTTTGGCGCACGCTCTGAGAAGGCCGATCCCGAGCAGTTTGAGCTGGCGCTGGAAGACATCGAAACGGCGATGGCGGCGGTCCACGCTGAAGATGACGCGGTGGATCCACCTGCATCGCGCCCGACAAAACCGCGCAATACCAACCGTGGCTCATTCCCCAAACATTTACTGCGTATTGAAGAAGTGATTACGCCCGATAGCATGACCTGCGGCTGCGGTGCTGAACGCCATATGATTGGTGAGGATACGTCTGAACGATTGGACATCATCCCCGCCCAGTTCCGTGTGATCGTTACCCGCCGCCCAAAGTATGCATGTCGGTCCTGCACCAATGGGGTTGTTCAGGCACCCGCACCCGCCCGGCTTATCCCTGGTGGTATGCCGACAGAGGCAACGGTGGCGCATGTTGTTGTCAGCAAATACGCGGATCACTTGCCGTTGTATCGCCAAGCACAGATTTACAGCCGCCAAGGCATCGATCTGGATCGCTCCACCCTTGCAGGATGGGTCGGCAAGGCAGCCTATGAACTCCGTCCTGTCTTCGATGCGTTAATGGCTGATCTGAAAAGCTCAACCAAATTGTTCATGGATGAAACAAGAGCACCAGTGCTTGATCCTGGCAAACGTAAAACCAAAACTGGTTACTTCTGGGCACTGGCCCGCGATGACAGGGCTTGGTGTGGAGCGGCTCCACCGGGCGTTGCCTTTACATATGCGCCCGGGCGTTCCGGCCAATATGCAGATGACATTTTGAAAGGCTTCTCTGGCATCCTCCAAGTGGACGGATATGCCGGGTATAACCGCTTACTCAAACGCGCCGATGACAATGTCGTCTTGGCCTACTGCTGGGCCCACGCACGTCGCAAACTGCACGAAGTTGCACAATCTGGCACTGCCCCCATCGCCGAAGACGGGCTGAAACAGATCGCTGCGCTCTACCTGATCGAAAAGGATATCCGGGGTCTGGCACCCGAGGTGCGATTGGCAGCACGGCAAGACCAATCGGCACCGTTGATCGTCGCGTTTGAGGAGTGGCTCACGACCAACCGCGCGCGGCTGTCTGCTAAAGCCCCTTTGGGTGAAGCGCTCAAATACATCGCAAAATACTGGGACGGGCTGTGCCTGTTTTTGACCGACGGCCGCATCGAAATGGACAGCAACGCAGTGGAGCGCACGATCCGTCCCATAGCTCTGAACCGCAAAAACGCACTCTTCGCTGGCCACGACGACGGGGCCACAAACTGGGGCGTCATCGCTTCCTTGATCGAGACCTGCAAATTGAACAGTGTCGATCCGCATGCCTATCTGACAGATACGGTCACTGCCATCGTCGCAGGCCACAAACAAAGCCAGATCAACGATCTGCTACCATGGAATTACGCTAAATAG
- a CDS encoding SPOR domain-containing protein has protein sequence MSRDNQPLRTKKRRAAGLGVSILAIGLLAGCEGGDFSLPFGAKDGASAPRSTSTKLVERDVEAPEVFSATDEGLWDGRPSLGGVWVAHPDVTEPERVIVRNEANGKFVIGALFRRERELPGPKLQISSDAAAALGILAGAPAPLNVTALRREESAAPEESFEAENTGDATSAIAAPAPVTATALEPAATAPAKASATATASTTPAAAAPAPTAQKPARPAAGAKLSKPFVQLGIFSVEANATRTAKQMRGAGMVPTVKESSINNKPFWRVVIGPATSQSELDSLLKKVKAEGFTDAYAVSN, from the coding sequence ATGAGCAGGGACAATCAACCGTTGCGCACCAAGAAACGCCGCGCAGCGGGCTTAGGTGTGAGCATTCTCGCAATCGGATTGCTGGCAGGTTGTGAGGGCGGCGATTTCAGCCTGCCCTTCGGCGCAAAGGACGGCGCCAGCGCGCCGCGCAGCACCTCGACCAAGCTGGTTGAGCGCGATGTCGAAGCACCCGAAGTATTCTCGGCCACAGATGAGGGCCTTTGGGACGGTCGCCCCTCGCTCGGCGGGGTCTGGGTGGCGCACCCTGACGTGACCGAACCTGAGCGCGTGATCGTCCGCAATGAGGCCAATGGCAAATTCGTGATCGGCGCGCTGTTCCGGCGCGAGCGGGAACTGCCCGGCCCGAAATTGCAAATCTCTTCGGACGCTGCCGCGGCACTTGGCATTCTGGCGGGCGCCCCGGCGCCGCTCAACGTAACCGCGTTGCGCCGCGAAGAAAGCGCGGCACCTGAGGAAAGCTTTGAGGCGGAAAATACCGGCGATGCGACAAGCGCCATTGCCGCCCCGGCCCCCGTGACAGCCACAGCGTTGGAGCCTGCCGCGACGGCACCGGCCAAGGCGTCCGCCACCGCGACAGCCAGCACCACACCGGCCGCGGCAGCGCCCGCACCTACAGCCCAGAAACCTGCACGCCCGGCGGCGGGTGCCAAGCTATCCAAACCCTTCGTGCAACTGGGCATCTTTAGTGTGGAGGCCAACGCCACCCGCACCGCCAAACAGATGCGCGGCGCGGGCATGGTGCCCACCGTCAAAGAAAGCTCAATTAACAACAAACCCTTTTGGCGCGTGGTGATCGGCCCCGCCACAAGCCAATCCGAACTCGACAGCCTTCTCAAGAAGGTCAAAGCTGAGGGCTTTACCGACGCCTACGCCGTGTCGAACTGA
- a CDS encoding D-alanyl-D-alanine carboxypeptidase family protein, with protein sequence MIRLFAATVALVLTLQPAAAFDTRATAAYVLDQTTGTVLLAKNADEPLPPASMSKLMTLYMAFEAVERGKQNGGLDLVEELPVSEHAMSYGGSTMFLDTTDRVSVEDLIRGVIVLSGNDASAVIAEALSPDGTEYGFARLMTQRAQQMGMTNSTFANSNGWPQAGHLMSVRDLGLLANRIISDYPQFYPLFAEREFAFDGRAPQNKTNRNPLLGLGIGADGLKTGHTNEAGYGLVGSAKQGDRRVIFVLSGLDSAAARAQEAESVVNWAFRQFTQRDLGEAGTQIAEAPVALGTTQSVGLELKDNLSMLVPVTGGDEIEAEVIYTGPFQAPISKGDELGELVIDRGELPAMRVPLVASASISPGGFMVKMTAAAMHLMNRLNAGPQAAPEVEAEAS encoded by the coding sequence ATGATCCGCCTTTTTGCCGCCACCGTGGCACTGGTGCTCACGCTCCAGCCTGCCGCCGCTTTCGACACCCGCGCCACCGCCGCCTATGTGCTGGACCAAACCACCGGCACCGTGCTGCTGGCCAAGAACGCGGATGAACCGCTGCCGCCTGCATCGATGTCCAAGCTGATGACGCTTTATATGGCTTTTGAGGCCGTCGAGCGTGGCAAGCAGAATGGCGGGCTTGATCTGGTTGAGGAATTGCCGGTGTCCGAACACGCCATGTCCTATGGCGGCTCGACAATGTTCCTCGACACCACCGACCGCGTGTCGGTCGAAGACCTGATCCGTGGTGTCATCGTTCTGTCTGGCAACGACGCCAGCGCCGTGATCGCCGAGGCGCTCAGCCCCGATGGCACGGAATACGGCTTTGCCCGGCTGATGACACAGCGTGCGCAGCAGATGGGAATGACCAATTCCACCTTCGCCAATTCCAACGGCTGGCCGCAGGCCGGGCATCTGATGTCGGTGCGTGACCTCGGTCTGCTGGCGAACCGGATCATCTCGGATTACCCGCAATTCTATCCGCTTTTTGCCGAACGCGAGTTTGCCTTTGATGGCCGCGCGCCGCAGAACAAGACCAACCGCAACCCTTTGCTGGGCCTTGGCATCGGCGCGGATGGCCTGAAAACCGGTCACACCAATGAGGCAGGATATGGGCTTGTCGGCTCGGCCAAGCAGGGCGATCGCCGGGTGATCTTTGTGCTTTCCGGCCTCGACAGTGCAGCTGCCCGCGCACAAGAAGCTGAATCGGTTGTCAATTGGGCCTTCCGCCAATTCACCCAGCGTGATCTGGGCGAAGCAGGCACACAGATCGCCGAAGCGCCTGTGGCGCTTGGCACCACCCAATCTGTGGGGCTTGAACTGAAGGACAATCTGTCGATGCTGGTGCCCGTCACTGGCGGCGATGAAATCGAGGCCGAGGTGATCTACACCGGCCCGTTCCAAGCGCCGATCAGCAAGGGTGACGAATTGGGCGAATTGGTAATCGATCGGGGCGAATTGCCAGCCATGCGCGTGCCGCTGGTGGCGTCCGCCTCCATCTCGCCGGGCGGTTTCATGGTCAAGATGACTGCCGCCGCAATGCATCTGATGAACCGCCTCAACGCCGGGCCGCAGGCCGCCCCCGAAGTGGAAGCGGAAGCTTCGTGA
- the tmk gene encoding dTMP kinase: MTTIEKTRTSGLFVTFEGIDGSGKSTQARLLADHLRAQGRDVVLTREPGGSPGAEEIRALVLQGDPDRWSAQTEILLFTAARRDHLERTIRPALEAGKIVICDRFADSTRMYQGLSRGDLRQMVDDLHELMIGVEPDLTILIDMDPANGLERALSRQTAEERFEDFGVELQAQMRAGFLSLAEEFSHRFQVIDGGRDIDSVARDVTTTVTARLG, from the coding sequence GTGACGACTATAGAAAAGACCCGCACGTCGGGTCTGTTTGTCACCTTTGAAGGCATCGACGGCTCGGGCAAATCGACCCAAGCACGGCTTTTGGCGGATCATCTGAGGGCGCAGGGCCGCGACGTGGTCCTGACCCGTGAGCCAGGCGGCAGCCCCGGGGCCGAGGAAATACGCGCGCTGGTTCTGCAGGGCGATCCGGACCGCTGGTCGGCGCAGACTGAAATCTTGCTTTTCACCGCCGCGCGACGTGACCATCTGGAGCGGACCATCCGCCCCGCGCTTGAAGCAGGAAAGATCGTCATCTGCGACCGTTTCGCTGACAGCACGCGGATGTATCAGGGTCTTTCGCGTGGTGATCTGCGCCAAATGGTCGATGATCTACACGAGCTGATGATCGGGGTGGAACCTGACCTGACCATTTTGATCGACATGGACCCGGCCAACGGACTGGAACGCGCCCTGTCGCGCCAGACGGCAGAGGAACGGTTCGAGGATTTCGGCGTCGAGCTACAGGCCCAGATGCGGGCGGGTTTTCTCAGCCTTGCCGAGGAATTCAGCCACCGTTTCCAAGTGATCGACGGAGGCCGCGATATTGACAGCGTGGCGCGTGATGTGACCACGACCGTGACCGCGCGTTTGGGCTGA
- a CDS encoding DNA polymerase III subunit delta' → MTDDAPQPDRVEGARHPRDTPKLIGQGTAEAAFLDAFNSGKLHHAWMLTGPRGVGKATLAWRIARFLLATPDPNGGMFDLPPAETLDIDPEHPVARRVAAGAEAGLKSVTRTINPDTKRMRKQIVVDDIRALNGFFQMSAADGGRRVVIIDDADEMNPNAANALLKMLEEPPERAILLLLSHQPSSLLPTIRSRCRTLRLGTLDADQMAEALAGSGVEVEGDPAALSELSGGSVGGALRLSLMGGVKTYADLVGLISSLPQLDRGRAIKLAEAAAQRGAEAKLDLLFTLLDLLLVRLARTGATGAPPAQAACPDEIAVLQRLSPNPAQGRAWADAAQQIFDRARHGLAVNLDPAALVLDTLRQIGQTAPR, encoded by the coding sequence ATGACAGATGACGCCCCCCAGCCAGACCGCGTAGAAGGCGCCCGCCACCCGCGCGATACGCCGAAACTGATCGGCCAAGGCACAGCCGAGGCGGCTTTTCTTGACGCCTTTAACAGTGGCAAACTGCACCACGCTTGGATGCTGACCGGCCCACGCGGTGTGGGTAAGGCGACGCTCGCGTGGCGCATCGCGCGTTTTCTATTGGCAACGCCTGATCCGAATGGCGGCATGTTCGATCTGCCCCCGGCTGAAACGCTGGACATTGACCCAGAACACCCCGTCGCCCGCCGTGTGGCCGCCGGGGCCGAAGCCGGTCTGAAATCCGTAACCCGCACGATCAACCCCGACACCAAGCGGATGCGCAAGCAAATCGTGGTGGACGATATTCGCGCGCTGAACGGGTTCTTTCAGATGTCCGCCGCTGATGGGGGGCGCCGGGTGGTCATCATCGACGACGCGGATGAGATGAACCCCAACGCCGCTAACGCACTACTCAAAATGCTCGAAGAGCCGCCCGAGCGGGCCATTCTGCTGCTGCTCAGCCACCAACCCTCTAGCTTGTTGCCCACCATCCGTTCGCGCTGCCGCACGCTGCGGTTGGGCACGCTCGACGCGGACCAGATGGCCGAGGCGCTGGCCGGTTCCGGGGTAGAGGTCGAAGGCGACCCCGCCGCACTGTCCGAGCTTTCCGGTGGGTCGGTCGGCGGCGCGCTGCGCTTGTCGCTGATGGGTGGGGTCAAAACCTATGCCGATCTCGTGGGGCTGATCTCCTCGCTGCCGCAACTCGACCGGGGCCGCGCCATCAAACTGGCCGAAGCCGCAGCACAGCGCGGGGCCGAGGCCAAGCTCGACCTGCTCTTTACCCTGCTTGACCTGCTGCTGGTCCGTCTGGCACGCACCGGGGCCACCGGCGCGCCGCCTGCGCAGGCCGCTTGCCCCGATGAAATCGCCGTGCTGCAACGCCTCTCTCCCAACCCCGCACAGGGCCGCGCTTGGGCCGATGCCGCACAGCAGATATTTGACCGCGCCCGTCACGGGCTGGCGGTGAAC